A region from the Pempheris klunzingeri isolate RE-2024b chromosome 17, fPemKlu1.hap1, whole genome shotgun sequence genome encodes:
- the asphd1 gene encoding aspartate beta-hydroxylase domain-containing protein 2 has product MHWSMNTLPLPPYVELGVHSLSGLLWTLLLLFLWHCYRMGSDLPIPGHAHAGKLKSGSRRSMMSRGGSCAGPKYNVRSKLSRSDQITPFISMETEEDEEQGQGYLTPVLSHALFPAQASAEAKKLYAALQEYAKRYSWVGMGRIHKGLREQVRLNDHSAIQKPHLFFLPDVPSVPFFPRDAHRHDIEVLEANYSVILAEFKAVYQRGIDPKSGWTCLGPKGQAAFPLYSAGVCVAGNCRSCPCTYRTLLSLRTFISSNSLGSAGFWLLGPGATLGSSYGPTNTRLRCHLGLQTPPLCELVVGGEPQCWSEGHCLLVDDSFLHTVSHKGPPDAGPRVILSVDLWHPNVAAAERQALDFMFSPDL; this is encoded by the exons ATGCACTGGTCAATGAACACACTTCCCTTGCCTCCATATGTTGAGCTGGGTGTCCATTCACTGAGTGGCCTTCTGTGGACTCTACTGCTACTTTTTCTGTGGCACTGTTATCGGATGGGCTCTGATCTGCCAATCCCAGGCCATGCACATGCTGGAAAGCTCAAGTCAGGCTCAAGGCGGTCCATGATGTCCCGTGGCGGTAGCTGTGCAGGACCAAAATACAATGTGCGATCCAAGCTGTCGAGAAGTGATCAAATTACTCCCTTtatttccatggaaacagaggaggatgaggagcaggGACAGGGCTACCTCACCCCAGTGCTGAGTCATGCCTTGTTCCCAGCCCAGGCATCTGCAGAAGCCAAGAAACTGTACGCAGCACTGCAGGAGTATGCCAAACGCTACAGTTGGGTGGGCATGGGCCGCATTCACAAGGGCCTCCGTGAGCAG GTCAGACTGAATGATCACTCTGCTATACAGAAGCCTCATCTTTTCTTCCTGCCAGATGTCCCAAGTGTTCCTTTTTTCCCACGTGATGCTCATCGACATGACATTGAGGTCTTGGAAGCCAACTATTCTGTAATCTTGGCTGAATTCAAGGCTGTTTACCAGCGGGGCATTGATCCAAAATCAGGCTGGACCTGTCTGGGACCAAAG GGTCAGGCGGCGTTTCCTTTGTACAGTGCAGGTGTCTGTGTGGCAGGAAACTGTCGCTCCTGTCCCTGCACCTACCGGACACTTCTCTCTCTACGTACGTTTATAAGCAGCAACTCTCTGGGATCTGCTGGATTTTGGCTGTTGGGGCCTGGAGCTACACTGGGAAGCTCCTATGGACCCACCAATACACGCCTACGCTGTCACCTTG GTCTGCAGACTCCACCCCTGTGTGAGCTGGTGGTCGGAGGGGAGCCTCAATGCTGGTCAGAGGGACACTGCCTCCTGGTTGATGACTCGTTCCTTCACACTGTATCCCACAAGG GGCCTCCAGATGCTGGACCCCGAGTCATTTTGAGTGTGGACCTCTGGCATCCAAatgtggctgctgcagagagacaagCTTTGGACTTCATGTTCAGCCCTGACCTCTGA
- the cabp5b gene encoding calcium-binding protein 5b codes for MSVKQACIFLRGGTRRTRTLTNDEIEELREAFVEFDKDKDGFITCKDLGNLMRTMGYMPTEMELIELSQNINMNLGGRVDFDDFVELMTPKLLAETAGMIGLKELKEAFREFDIDGDGAITSDELRHAMMKLLGEHASPKEIDQVVREADNNGDGTVDFEEFVKMMAQK; via the exons ATGAGTGTTAAGCAAGCCTGCATCTTTCTAAGAGGAGGAACGAGGAGA ACAAGAACTCTCACAAATGATGAGATTGAAG AGTTGCGTGAAGCTTTTGTAGAGTTTGATAAAGACAAGGATGGTTTCATAACCTGTAAAGACTTGGGGAACCTCATGAGAACCATGGGTTACATGCCGACTGAAATGGAGCTCATAGAACTGAGCCAGAACATCAACATGAATT TGGGGGGGCGGGTGGACTTTGACGATTTCGTGGAACTGATGACCCCTAAGCTTCTTGCTGAAACTGCAGGGATGATTGGGTTGAAGGAACTTAAAGAGGCATTTAGAGAG TTTGATATAGATGGTGATGGGGCGATCACATCTGATGAGCTGAGACATGCCATGATGAAGTTATTAGGAGAACATGCCAGCCCAAAAGAAATTGATCAAGTGGTCAGAGAAGCTGACAACAATGGAGATGGAACAGTTGACTTTGAGg AGTTTGTGAAAATGATGGCGCAGAAATGA